TGGACAAGATGGCGGGCAACAACCCTTTCACGGGCTATCGCATCGCGCTGACAGACCGAAGGTTGAACCTCTTTCTCGCGACTGGCGGCCTGCCCTATAGCTGGCTGTCCTCTGCGCAGCAAGCTGACCTCGTGCCCAACGATGGCCAATGGCACCATGTCGCCGTCAGGGTCGCTCGCGCCAGCTCGCCCACGGGTATCCAGTTCTATGTGGATGGGGGCCTGGTGGGGACCGGCAACGCCGCCGTGCGCAGCGGCTCCCTGACGAACACCGCCCCCCTGAAGTTCGGCTCTGGCCTGAACGGTAACATCGCCCAGTACACGAAGATCGGGGTGGACGAGTTCTCGCTGTACAAGCGGGCGCTGGATGTTAGCGAAATCCAGCGCGTCTACAACGCGGGTCGTTCGGGTGTCTGTAAGGACTTCGAGCGGCCCGAGTGGTGGCCCACCCAGGGGTGAGGTGCTTCAGACGCGGTGCACGGAGATCATGTTGGTGCTGCCCGGCTCGTTGAGGGGCACGCCCGCCACGATGACCACGGGCGTGCCACTGGGGCACAGGCCCTCCTCGCGGCACAGCCGGCGCACCTGCCGCAGCATCGCGTCCGTGGACTGCAAGCGGCCCACCCTCCGCGGTGTCACGCCCCAGTAGAGCGCCATGCGGTTGACCGTCTCCGGGTTGGGCGTCAGCGCCACCACCCGGGCGTTCGGCCGGAACTCGGAGATGAGCTGCGCGGTGCGGCCGCGCTCCGTGTACGCCACGATGGTGCCGATGCGCATCTGCTCGGCCGCGGCCACCGCCGCCGCCGCCACGCCCGTGGAGATGTCGTCCCGGGCGTGCTCGAAGGGCACGTCCCGGGCGATCCGCTCCGAGCCCGTTTCGATCTCCTCCACGATGCGCGCCATGGTGGACACCGCCTCCACCGGGAACTTCCCCGCCGCCGTCTCGCCCGAGAGCATCACCGCGTCCGCCCCGTCCAGGATGGCGTTGGCCACGTCCGAGACCTCGGCGCGCGTGGGCCGCGCGTTGGTGATCATGCTCTCCAGCATCTCCGTGGCCACGATGGTCAGCCCGCCCAGGCGGTTGACCAGGCGCACCATCTGCTTCTGCATCGAGGGCAGCTTCTCCAGCGGCATCTCCACGCCCAGGTCCCCGCGCGCCACCATGATGCCGTCCGCCGCGCGTGCGATGGCGTCCAGGTTGTCCACCGCCTGGGGCTTTTCAATCTTCGCGATGAGCGGCGTGTTCCGCCCGGCCACGAGCGCGCGGGCCCGCTCGATGTCGTCCGCCGTGCGCACGAAGGACAGCGCCACGTAGTCCACGCCCAGCTCCTGTCCGAAGGCCAGGTCCTCCCTGTCCTTGGCGGTGATCGTGGGCACCGACACGTGCGCCCCCGGCAGGTTGAGGCCCTTGTGGTCCTTGAGTACGCCTCCCTGCTCCACGGTACACGTCACGTCCTGG
Above is a window of Cystobacter fuscus DNA encoding:
- the pyk gene encoding pyruvate kinase codes for the protein MRKAKIICTLGPSSDSAVVIEALIRAGMNVARLNFSHGTPEEHLRRVQRIRRASSRLGVPVAILQDVQGPKIRLGRFEGGRLEVKVGEQVVVTTRKVLGQGHLIPTPIRSLPRDVEPGHPILLDDGRVRLRVDAVSGQDVTCTVEQGGVLKDHKGLNLPGAHVSVPTITAKDREDLAFGQELGVDYVALSFVRTADDIERARALVAGRNTPLIAKIEKPQAVDNLDAIARAADGIMVARGDLGVEMPLEKLPSMQKQMVRLVNRLGGLTIVATEMLESMITNARPTRAEVSDVANAILDGADAVMLSGETAAGKFPVEAVSTMARIVEEIETGSERIARDVPFEHARDDISTGVAAAAVAAAEQMRIGTIVAYTERGRTAQLISEFRPNARVVALTPNPETVNRMALYWGVTPRRVGRLQSTDAMLRQVRRLCREEGLCPSGTPVVIVAGVPLNEPGSTNMISVHRV